Proteins co-encoded in one Girardinichthys multiradiatus isolate DD_20200921_A chromosome 11, DD_fGirMul_XY1, whole genome shotgun sequence genomic window:
- the gnb2 gene encoding guanine nucleotide-binding protein G(I)/G(S)/G(T) subunit beta-2: MSELEQLRQEAEQLRNQIRDARKACGDSTLTQMAAGLDPVGRIQMRTRRTLRGHLAKIYAMHWGTDSRLLVSASQDGKLIVWDSHTTNKIHAIPLRSSWVMTCAYAPSGNYVACGGLDNICSIYCLKTREGNVRVSRELPGHTGYLSCCRFIDDNQIITSSGDTTCALWDIETSQQTTVFSGHTGDVMSLSLSPDLRTFVSGACDASAKLWDIRDSMCRQTFTGHESDINASCFFPNGSAFATGSDDATCRLFDLRADQELSIYCHDNIICGITSVAFSRSGRLLLAGYDDFNCNIWDAMKGDRAGVLAGHDNRVSCLGVTDDGMAACTGSWDSFLKIWN; encoded by the exons ATGAGTGAGCTGGAGCAGCTTCGTCAGGAGGCCGAGCAGCTGAGGAACCAGATAAGA GATGCCAGAAAAGCTTGTGGAGATTCAACGCTCACCCAG ATGGCTGCTGGTTTGGATCCTGTTGGCCGGATCCAGATGCGGACAAGACGCACACTTCGCGGCCACCTGGCCAAGATTTACGCCATGCACTGGGGTACAGACTCAAG GCTGCTGGTTAGTGCCTCTCAGGATGGGAAACTGATTGTCTGGGATAGCCACACCACTAACAAG ATACATGCCATCCCCCTGCGGTCCTCCTGGGTAATGACCTGTGCGTACGCCCCCTCTGGGAACTACGTGGCTTGCGGAGGCTTGGACAACATCTGCTCCATCtactgcttaaaaacacgcgAAGGCAACGTGAGGGTCAGCAGAGAGCTACCTGGCCACACAG GTTACCTTTCATGTTGCCGTTTCATTGATGACAATCAAATCATCACGAGTTCAGGAGACACCACCTG CGCACTGTGGGACATTGAGACAAGTCAGCAGACCACGGTTTTCTCGGGCCACACCGGTGACGTCATGAGCCTGTCCCTGTCGCCCGACCTCCGTACCTTCGTCTCAGGAGCCTGCGACGCTTCAGCTAAACTGTGGGACATCAGAGACAGCATGTGCAGACAGACCTTCACAGGGCACGAGTCGGACATTAACGCCAGCTGT TTCTTTCCCAATGGAAGCGCCTTCGCCACAGGCTCTGACGACGCCACCTGCAGGCTGTTTGACCTGCGTGCTGACCAGGAGCTCAGTATTTACTGCCACGACAACATCATCTGTGGCATCACCTCCGTGGCTTTCTCGCGCTCCGGCCGCTTGCTGCTGGCTGGTTACGATGACTTTAACTGCAACATCTGGGACGCCATGAAGGGAGACAGAGCAG GAGTCCTGGCTGGCCATGACAACCGTGTGAGCTGTCTGGGTGTGACGGATGACGGCATGGCTGCATGCACTGGGTCCTGGGACAGCTTCCTTAAGATCTGGAACTGA